AGGTGCCGGTCGGGGTGTCGGCGTTCCAGGACGCCACCGCCTCGGTGGTGCCGAAGCCGGGCTCGTGCTCGTGCGTGGGCGAGGTCCAGGTGCCGGTGCGGTACTTCTTGGCGTTCCCGTCGCCGAACGGGTCGGTGTACGAGGTCTCGCCGGCTCCGTCGCCGAGGGCGAGCCGGCCACCGGGCTGCACCTGCACGCCGTCGGAGCGACCGGCCGCGAACGCGTCGGCGTCGGACCACTCGCGGTACGAGACGTGCCGCGGTTCCGCGGACTCCTTCGCCGCGGCCGGCGCCGTGGCGCCCGGCCACAGCAGCGTCGTGGCCGCCACCAGGGCCGTCGCCGTCACCGACAGCCAAGTCCCGTTGCGTCGCATTGCCGACCTCCCCGAAGGCCCGTCCGGTCGCCGCTCAGCCTAGAGCGTGCCGCGCGGATCCTGCAGCATTTCGACGGACTGCTGCCAGGAGACGGAAGAATTCCTACCTGGTGTCAGTAGCCGAGGAAGGCGAGCAGGAGGCCCACCCCGCGCCCCCGAACACCAGCACGACCACCGCGACGATCAGGCCGATGAGCATGCCCTTGCCCCGCCGTTGCTGTGGCGGTGGGCCGGCGGACCCGCGGTGGTAGATCGTGTAGGGCGCGGCGTACTCGAGGTGCACCGGCATGCCGGCACGGGTGTCGACCACCGTCTCCGCCTTGCCGACCTTGATGAAGAAGTACGACGTGTAGAACAGGATCCGGTAGTAGCCGGGCGGCAGGAAGAACTGGTGCCGCCGCTTGGGCACCAGCGACATGCGCATGCCGGGACCGAACTCGACGAACATCGGGTACATGCCGTACCTGGTGATGGTGGGGCCGGAGGTGTCGACGTACCGGGATCCCCGGTGCGGGGGCGTGCGGTCGGTTCATCGCGAGTGAGCTTAGGTGAACCGTCCGGCCCGGTTACGGCAGACTGGGCCATACGGCGGACGCAGACGGCAGGGGGCGCACGATGGACGAACGCGACATCCTCGGGCGGGTGCACGAACTGGTCGACGAGGAACACACCCTGCGCGAGCAGCTCGCCGCCGGCGACATCGACGGCGCCGCGGAGCGCGAGCGCCTGCAGCTGCTGGAGAACGAGCTCGACCAGTGCTGGGACCTGCTCCGCCGCCGCCGCGCCGCGAAGGAGGCCGGCCTGGACTCGCTGGAGACCGGCGTCCGCACGGTGCGCGAGGTACGCCGCTACCTGCAGTGACGCCGCGCTAGGCTGCGGACACGACGACCAGCAAGGAAGGGTCCGATGCCGAGCTCGTATGCCGCCGTGCGTACCGACGCGCCCGCCCGCTACGCGAAGCAGCTGGCCAGCCACATGTCGCGCCGTATCGATGCCACCTGGGACGGGAGTGCCGGTGCGCTGCCGTTCCCGTTCGGCCACTGTGCCCTGCGCGCCGAGGAGGGCGAGCTGATCCTCGAAGCCGAAGCCCCCGACGAGGCCGAGCTCAGCCGCGTGGAGGAGGTCGTCGGCAGCCACCTGGAGCGCTTCGGCCGCAAGAACGAGCTCGTCGTCAGCTGGCAACGGGCACAGCCGGGCTGAGCCGCGCCACGATGGACCAACATGGGTGTGCTGGCTACACGATGGTCCACCGCGGCGTCGCGGCTGCTACTTCGCCAGGCCGTTGTCGTCGATGAACTGCTTCGCCACGGTGGCGGCGTCCTTCTTGTCCACCTCGACCTCGGCCACCAGCTTCTTCAGCTTGTCCGTGGTCAGCTTGGCCGACACGGCGTTGAGCGCCTTCTTCGTCTTCGCGTCCGCCTTCTCGGAGTTGATCAACGGCGTGACGTTCTGCGCGATGTAGAGGTTCTCCGGGTCCTCGAGCGCGACGAAGTTGTTCTGCTCGATCGCGCTCTGCGTGGTGAACAGGTTGACCGCGTCGACCTGGCCGTCCTTCAGTGCCTTCACCGAGATCGGCCCGGCGACGTCGAGCTTCTTGAAGTTC
This genomic stretch from Streptosporangiales bacterium harbors:
- a CDS encoding DUF2630 family protein gives rise to the protein MDERDILGRVHELVDEEHTLREQLAAGDIDGAAERERLQLLENELDQCWDLLRRRRAAKEAGLDSLETGVRTVREVRRYLQ
- a CDS encoding DUF2218 domain-containing protein, coding for MPSSYAAVRTDAPARYAKQLASHMSRRIDATWDGSAGALPFPFGHCALRAEEGELILEAEAPDEAELSRVEEVVGSHLERFGRKNELVVSWQRAQPG